One window of Triplophysa rosa linkage group LG10, Trosa_1v2, whole genome shotgun sequence genomic DNA carries:
- the si:ch73-242m19.1 gene encoding uncharacterized protein si:ch73-242m19.1 isoform X2 — MSGVYQFASSVKPEQMEAELSAQLHDLRTEIEHNEILHKTSSKPYSSLHVPKDASYFRLERQQVLNKALQVSSIKTVLSQAEISQQEMESCLNLEYTPESLPLLLHQFFTDQTYKLAQCKYQLMLRWRRFGRHSSVLEKLFPHYKKQTMLLNSEFEDCVHRARRLAVSREKILTGAESPISAVTQDDVIIYLQWLICHLHSMKTIHSFLNVLHYLPSTEWNEKQASTVVDLTTSAYFSGVFVSMSSVPVNSIKIEDFKAQLQFLLSHYNIQYNTDIIKTSADELELYSMVIHMFRTVFKTQEEMKTFLQYDSTEATDRKWGTKSPNAALRKESNWIPHIHLKPKRDPWQQKQIAKLKELRSMDEVLQMHSKFLEESDLHKVTDALKQYSASVYQPDDTKPSETPRETSDMWRSIYNATNISQVDCEKTWIKNEGEVFLHDENEDKDDPVTVGGAFVSLVYLRHLRIRELKRICLSVLNYLRSVERTLVMDTAGLKLLEGDLVRDTEETGWMTAAGGGDGGPASHHHIYDTPVDHKVRCAEFMEFPEVENLHDYYSTHGRFIHTQDQRGLYIMYDAALVDLEELEDSVLLTASRFIQMSRDSNACNGGELYSYAGMDVDRVAVLLDIWTCETEFLEHKIQLLNCYLEAYRHVTDPEERFGLAQVITNVTHRRPQIDFTAGYFVQAYRDTIVCLQGHKELIRQVLNKQIDTQRQYLERIWRERPNGFARDYGLPPNYIPKHLVSVGGCWPVLKSVYLLEVHPSLCLASRLYEGLERACAELCEMYRAQTASQKLNLEKKLLKLALHHWHILGTPGATHSPQIQRDLFSDVFIEDPVLVRELGLSAVRSAEEHERKPGKEKQLFMVKTFCTLLELVTVRQRIIESAAETELVSRLYKCLTAVMGFDECHLYMRPVQFEFAMRKEILKQPPVFITALHEDRQNVDRFVPTNLPLAVQELDENHIGKFSFQSKDAVLQLMNQSSLENLQVVLVCQVVHKNALIGAIKQASVCYWAETFDPSSHFTVQLIQHERSTASEKQRRDLTIRKRLAGAFVSIQLEKAAFRDEMLNAFIKKKEQTGTLLKLNSEEVAKMKRKLIIEFCHKFNKHMSQSFVRGQIVALCHSLTSTLAEVPHIREKHFVIGQRNEIRPDQQSEENMSPDPRTFEPRPRRLLSSDGNTLINLWFIPHHTEILLMFRALEEKECHKALQNTLQIISALHDIVCYLVSFARLGNPDASFNSSSSQTLTADWGGVEGIGAELWDMQRQIDSLREPRRSETVGRLLRLHREVLFMCFQTAVCYMIREAFLSSGNISAYQSVSENVSHALPIMSDSVRGGASSVPEPLDPVCLQAQKLYPWRWFLACYGSHPFVVWDVAPIEYYMQLCLCDLNGRCRMEANGAILGVSLVIDDVVSSGRYAAPLQLQSTGDIANVPDREDKMEKEERKTMTGDPIRSLMNQRGFLLLWKQMEVFKESWTQRQLASERSTSPALYKHISQLYRAEIYFPSMHALAQHMEKEKEYEMILSLNESAQPPPGAAEVDIKTWQLLRLLEITECDMIRALQRRINTETTLVMSERTRHDTMLPTELWKKASMEHSFSLERPQIVENFMQQLMNGDEEETDGQVMFSKAHLQGCLTDLASAVMNRERSVFLRYSQFYEQILQQQAHLLYQREQVAEVCREKMVEITALRARVAQLEEEKRSLDHHLNLKHRQRYDSLVRQLFSTCILLKSRLDQYHANMEQDVRRLVSGVRTEAVERIVGMKNKLSFATDDETYRQTLDEKEALEGLHVENGKLTGLLCKLKAFGHWRMVTGQDKLQKEVLQLKQNEVSCQKEALKSKMISEEQVNVLNQELDAVQEMMVQCKSDYDRTKRQILQQTRKLQDVEHRWVRDAQSRQELENLRVQSLEQLQEDVVDRDSRVRALSAQLERNNRETELRQQHNHKRIKHVRSQLCQERTLKREAFQEVDKLHSQIHSFEATVPSGRQSSSRILYLRNASAGLLRNNSVTHFTNSSVMSRDYTTEELSTDTGFRESWTPLERPKTNTSRLRRLDISEAPLPSLPDGISSPNHTSYQNFRFGHK; from the exons ATGTCAGGAGTTTATCAGTTTGCTTCTTCAGTGAAACCGGAGCAGATGGAGGCTGAACTGTCGGCACAGCTTCATGATCTCAGGACTGAGATTGAACACAATGAGATTTTACACAAAACATCCTCCAAACCATATAG CTCTCTCCATGTTCCAAAAGATGCATCTTACTTCCGTTTAGAGAGGCAGCAGGTTCTCAATAAAGCACTGCAG GTTTCATCTATAAAGACGGTTTTGTCACAGGCTGAAATAAGTCAGCAGGAGATGGAAAGCTGTCTGAATCTAGAGTACACACCTGAAAGTTTACCCTTACTCCTACATCAG ttttttacagatCAAACTTATAAACTGGCACAGTGCAAATATCAGCTGATGCTCAGATGGAGAAGATTTGGACGGCATTCCTCTGTCCTTGAGAAACTGTTTCCTCATTACAAG AAGCAGACGATGCTCTTGAACAGTGAGTTTGAGGATTGTGTGCACCGGGCACGTCGACTGGCCGTGTCCAGAGAGAAGATCCTGACAGGTGCTGAGAGCCCCATCAGCGCGGTCACAcaggatgatgtcatcatttacctgcAGTGGCTTATTTGTCATCTGCACTCCATGAAAACCATCCACAGCTTTCTGAAT GTGCTTCATTATCTTCCTTCAACCGAATGGAATGAGAAACAGGCGTCTACTGTTGTAGATTTGACGACATCTGCCTATTTTTCAG GGGTGTTTGTATCAATGTCATCTGTCCCTGTGAACTCCATCAAAATAGAAGATTTTAAAGCCCAGCTACAGTTTCTTCTCTCACACTATAACATCCAGTATAATACAGACATCATCAAGACATCCGCGGATGAACTGGAGCTCTACagtatg GTTATCCACATGTTCAGGACGGTGTTTAAAACTCAGGAGGAGATGAAGACCTTCCTGCAGTACGACAGCACGGAAGCTACAGACAGAAAATGGGGGACGAAGAGTCCGAACGCGGCTCTCAGAAAAGAGTCAAACTGGATTCCACACATACAT CTGAAACCGAAGCGAGACCCCTGGCAACAGAAGCAAATTGCCAAACTCAAGGAGCTCAGATCAATGGATGAAGTGCTTCAGATGCACAGCAAGTTCCTCGAG GAGTCTGATCTACATAAAGTGACGGATGCTTTGAAGCAATACAGCGCATCTGTTTATCAACCAGACGACACGAAACCTTCAGAGACGCCGAGAGAAACATCTGATATGTGGAGAAGCATTTATAACGCAACAAACATCTCACAG gTGGACTGTGAAAAGACTTGGATAAAGAATGAAGG TGAGGTTTTTCTTCATGATGAGAATGAAGACAAGGATGACCCTGTAACAGTCGGAGGAGCTTTTGTGTCTTTAGTCTATCTGCGACATCTCCGGATCCGAGAACTGAAG CGTATCTGCCTGAGCGTGCTGAACTACCTGCGGTCAGTGGAGAGGACTCTGGTGATGGACACGGCAGGTCTGAAGCTGCTCGAAGGAGACTTGGTGAGGGATACGGAGGAGACGGGCTGGATGACGGCTGCTGGTGGAGGCGACGGAGGTCCTGCGTCACATCATCACATCTACGACACTCCTGTTGACCACAAG GTTCGCTGTGCCGAGTTCATGGAGTTTCCAGAGGTGGAGAATCTTCATGACTATTACAGCACGCATGGGCGTTTCATCCACACGCAGGACCAGCGAGGTCTCTACATCATGTATGACGCGGCGCTGGTGGACCTGGAGGAGCTGGAGGACAGTGTGTTGCTCACGGCGTCTCGTTTCATTCAGATGAGCAGAG ATTCAAATGCATGTAATGGAGGAGAACTTTACTCTTACGCTGGAATGGATGTCGATCGAGTTGCCGTGCTTTTGGACATCTGGACGTGTGAAACTGAATTTCTGGAGCACAAAATACAA CTCTTGAATTGCTACTTGGAGGCCTACCGACATGTTACCGATCCAGAGGAACGGTTCGGTTTGGCCCAGGTCATCACAAACGTCACACACAGAAGACCTCAGATAGATTTCACCGCTGGATACTTTGTTCAAGCTTACAGAGACACGATAGTCTGTCTGCAAGGCCACAAAGAACTGATCAGACAAGTGCTGAACAAACAG ATTGATACGCAAAGACAGTATCTGGAGAGGATATGGAGAGAAAGGCCGAATGGTTTTGCTCGTGACTATGGCCTGCCACCTAACTACATCCCCAAACATTTGGTATCGGTCGGTGGATGCTg GCCTGTTTTGAAGAGTGTGTATTTACTGGAGGTTCACCCCTCCCTGTGTTTGGCATCTCGGCTGTACGAGGGTCTTGAACGTGCGTGTGCTGAACTGTGTGAGATGTACAGAGCTCAGACGGCGTCTCAGAAATTGAACCTTGAGAAAAAGCTCCTGAAATTGGCTTTGCATCATTGGCACATTTTGGGCACTCCTGGTGCCACCCACAGTCCTCAAATCCAGAGAGAT CTGTTCTCAGATGTCTTTATTGAGGACCCTGTGCTGGTCCGAGAGCTCGGCCTCAGCGCCGTGAGATCTGCTGAAGAGCACGAGAGGAAACCAGGCAAAGAGAAACAGCTCTTCATGGTGAAAACGTTCTGCACTTTGCTGGAACTGGTGACGGTCCGTCAGCGCATCATTGAGTCGGCAGCCGAGACCGAGCTCGTGTCCCG CTTATATAAATGTCTAACCGCAGTGATGGGCTTTGATGAATGTCATTTATATATGCGGCCGGTGCAGTTTGAGTTCGCCATGAGGAAAGAGATTCTCAAACAGCCTCCTGTCTTCATCACTGCTCTTCACGAGGACAGACAGAATGTCGACAG GTTTGTACCAACCAACCTGCCGTTAGCTGTTCAGGAACTTGATGAGAATCACATCGGCAAATTTAGTTTTCAATCGAAAGATGCCGTTTTACAG CTGATGAATCAGTCCAGTTTGGAGAACCTGCAGGTTGTTCTGGTTTGTCAGGTGGTACATAAGAACGCTCTGATTGGAGCAATTAAACAGGCATCCGTGTGCTACTGGGCTGAGACGTTTGATCCATCTTCACATTTTACAGTCCAGCTAATACAACATGAAAGATCTACAGCCTCTGAAAAGCAAAGACGTGACTTAACTATTAGAAAAAG gcTCGCTGGagcttttgtgtccattcagCTGGAGAAAGCGGCTTTCAGAGATGAAATGCTGAATGCATTTATAAAGAAGAAGGAACAGACAGGCACACTGTTAAAGTTAAACTCC GAAGAAGTGGCCAAGATGAAGAGAAAACTGATCATTGAGTTCTGTCACAA GTTTAATAAACACATGTCGCAGAGTTTTGTCCGAGGTCAGATCGTGGCTCTTTGTCACAGTCTCACGTCAACACTCGCCGAGGTGCCGCACATCCGTGAGAAACACTTTGTGATTGGACAGCGAAATGAAATCAGACCAGACCAGCAGTCGGAGGAGAACATGAGTCCAGATCCAAG GACATTTGAACCTCGACCCAGGAGACTTTTATCATCGGATGGAAATACTCTGATAAACCTGTGGTTCATCCCTCACCACACTGAAATACTGCTTATGTTCAGAGCTCTGGAAGAGAag GAATGTCACAAAGCTCTTCAGAACACACTTCAGATCATCTCAGCGCTTCATGACATCGTCTGTTACCTGGTGAGCTTTGCTCGACTGGGAAATCCAGACGCGTCGTTCAACTCCAGCAGCTCTCAGACACTCACAGCCGACTGGGGAGGTGTAGAGGGCATCG GGGCTGAGCTGTGGGATATGCAGCGACAGATTGACTCTCTCCGTGAACCCAGACGTTCAGAGACTGTTGGCAGACTCCTGCGGTTACACAGAGAAGTCCTCTTCATGTGCTTTCAGACCGCAGTGTGCTACATGATCAG GGAAGCGTTTCTGTCCTCCGGCAACATCTCAGCCTATCAGAGTGTGAGTGAGAACGTGAGCCACGCCCTCCCGATCATGAGTGACAGCGTGCGGGGAGGAGCCAGCTCTGTTCCTGAGCCTCTTGATCCAGTCTGTCTTCAA GCTCAAAAACTGTATCCATGGAGATGGTTCCTCGCATGCTACGGATCACACCCTTTCGTGGTATGGGACGTCGCGCCGATAGAGTATTACATGCAG CTCTGTCTGTGTGATCTGAACGGCCGCTGTAGAATGGAGGCCAATGGGGCGATTCTGGGCGTATCTCTGGTCATTGATGATGTTGTGAGTAGCGGGAGATACGCCGCCCCGCTACAGCTTCAGAGCACAGGAGACATCGCCAATGTTCCCGATAGAGAA GACAAGATGgaaaaggaagaaagaaaaaccATGACTGGAGATCCCATCCGATCACTGATGAACCAGCGAGGATTCTTACTCCTCTGGAAACAAATGGAAGTCTTTAAAGAGAGCTGGACTCAACGACAGCTGGCTTCAGAGAGAAGCACCAGCCCTGCGCTTTATAAACACATCTCACAACTTTACAG GGCGGAGATTTACTTTCCCAGCATGCACGCTCTGGCACAGCATATGGAGAAAGAGAAGGAATATGAGATGATTCTGTCTCTGAATGAGTCCGCTCAGCCGCCGCCAGGAGCGGCAGAGGTCGACATTAAAACATGGCAG CTATTGCGACTCTTGGAGATCACGGAGTGCGACATGATCCGAGCGCTTCAGAGGAGGATTAACACTGAAACCACTCTGGTGATGTCAGAGCGCACCCGGCATGACACGATGCTCCCCACAG AACTGTGGAAAAAGGCGTCCATGGAGCACAGCTTCTCTCTGGAAAGACCTCAAATAGTGGAGAACTTTATGCAGCAGTTAATGAACGGTGATGAAGAAGAGACTGACGGACAG GTGATGTTCTCTAAAGCTCATCTTCAGGGATGTCTGACTGATCTTGCGTCTGCTGTAATGAATCGCGAGCGAAGCGTCTTTCTGCGTTACTCTCAGTTCTACGAGCAAATCCTTCAACAGCAGGCACATCTGCTCTACCAGAGAGAACAG GTGGCGGAGGTGTGCCGAGAGAAGATGGTCGAGATCACAGCTTTACGTGCCAGAGTTGCTCAACTAGAGGAGGAGAAGAGAAGCTTGGATCACCATCTCAACCTGAAACACAGACAGAGATATGACTCGCTGGTCCGTCAGCTCTTTTCCACATGTATTCTTTTgaag TCACGTCTTGACCAATATCATGCGAACATGGAGCAAGATGTGAGACGGCTGGTGAGCGGCGTGAGGACGGAAGCTGTGGAGAGAATCGTCggaatgaaaaataaactgtCCTTCGCTACAGACGATGAGACCTACAGACAAACACTAGATGAG AAAGAGGCATTGGAAGGTCTTCATGTGGAGAACGGTAAGCTGACAGGACTCTTGTGTAAACTGAAAGCCTTCGGTCACTGGAGGATGGTGACCGGTCAAGACAAGCTGCAGAAAGAAGTGCTTCAATTGAAACAG AATGAGGTGTCCTGTCAAAAAGAGGCTCTTAAATCAAAGATGATATCTGAAGAGCAGGTGAACGTTCTGAACCAAGAGCTTGACGCCGTTCAGGAGATGATGGTGCAGTGCAAGAGCGACTACGACCGCACCAAGAGACAGATCCTTCAACag ACTCGGAAGCTGCAGGATGTTGAACACCGTTGGGTACGAGACGCACAGAGCCGTCAGGAGCTGGAGAACCTGCGCGTGCAGAGTCTGGAGCAGCTTCAGGAGGACGTGGTGGACAGAGACAGTCGAGTCAGAGCTCTGAGCGCACAGCTGGAGAGAAATAACAGAGAGACGGAACTGCGACAACAACACAACCACAAAAGAATCAAACAC GTGAGAAGTCAACTTTGTCAGGAACGCACCCTGAAACGTGAAGCTTTTCAGGAAGTGGACAAACTACACAGTCAGATCCACAGTTTTGAGGCGACTGTGCCCTCAG GACGACAAAGCTCCTCAAGAATACTATATTTAAGAAACGCATCCGCCG GTTTGCTGAGGAATAACTCTGTTACGCATTTCACAAACTCCAGTGTTATGAGTAGAGATTATACAACAGAAGAGCTCAGTACTGACACTGGCTTCAGGGAGTCTTGGACACCACTGGAAAGACCAAAAACA AACACCAGTCGTCTACGACGTCTGGACATCTCAGAGGCACCGTTGCCCAGTCTACCAGATGGAATCTCTTCACCAAACCACACGTCGTATCAGAATTTTAGGTTCGGTCACAAATAA